In uncultured Methanobrevibacter sp., a single genomic region encodes these proteins:
- a CDS encoding pyridoxamine 5'-phosphate oxidase family protein, translating to MSDVIEFLKENSLIYLATSGLDGNAKVRPILFYFEEDGKPYFCTANTKPMFKELDANPNCEMVVATPEFAWLRIAGKVEFTDSLDLKQKVIDSNELVKTLYETADNPTFEVFTVTGKATIADFSGNPPKSYEL from the coding sequence AATTTTTAAAAGAAAACTCTTTAATATATTTAGCAACCAGTGGACTTGACGGAAATGCAAAAGTAAGACCAATACTATTTTACTTTGAAGAAGATGGAAAACCATACTTCTGTACAGCAAACACCAAACCAATGTTTAAAGAATTAGATGCAAACCCTAACTGTGAAATGGTTGTTGCAACTCCTGAATTTGCATGGTTAAGAATTGCAGGAAAAGTAGAATTCACTGACAGTTTAGACTTAAAACAAAAAGTAATAGACTCCAATGAATTAGTTAAAACATTATACGAAACCGCAGACAATCCAACATTTGAAGTATTCACAGTAACCGGCAAAGCAACTATTGCTGATTTCTCCGGAAACCCACCAAAATCCTACGAATTATAA